In Oncorhynchus masou masou isolate Uvic2021 chromosome 10, UVic_Omas_1.1, whole genome shotgun sequence, a single genomic region encodes these proteins:
- the LOC135547203 gene encoding Bardet-Biedl syndrome 5 protein homolog isoform X2, producing MASMLDVLWEDRDVRFDITAQQMKTRPGEVLIDCLDSIEDTKGNNGDRGRLLVTNLRIIWHSLALPRVNLSVGYNSIINITTRTANSKLRGQTEALYILTKSNNTRFEFIFTNVVPGSPRLFTSVIAVHRAYETSKMYRDLKLRGALIQNKQLRLLPREEVYDKINGVWNLSSDQGNLGTFFITNVRIVWHANMNESFNVSIPYLQISSIRVRDSKFGLALVIESFHQTGGYVLGFKIDPMDKLQDAVKEINSLHKVYSANPIFGVDYEMEEKPQPLEELTVDQPPDDVEIEPDDQTDAFTAYFADGNKQQDREPMFSEELGIAVEKLKEGFTLQGLWEVMG from the exons ATGGCGTCTATGTTGGATGTTCTCTGGGAGGATAGAGATGTTAGATTCGATATAACCGCACA GCAAATGAAAACGCGACCTGGCGAGGTCTTGATAGACTGCCTTGATTCCATTGAAGACACCAAAGGAAACAATGGGGATCGAG GGAGGCTCCTGGTAACAAATCTGAGGATCATCTGGCATTCTTTGGCTCTGCCAAGAGTCAATTTGT CTGTTGGATACAATTCCATTATTAACATCACAACAAGGACAGCTAACTCT AAATTGAGAGGCCAGACTGAAGCACTGTATATCTTGACAAAGTCTAACAACACAAGATTTGAGTTCATTTTCACCAATGTGGTTCCAGGGAGTCCGAGGCTATTTACATCTGTCATTGCCGTTCACAG GGCTTATGAGACCTCTAAAATGTACCGTGACCTGAAGCTGAGAGGAGCTCTTATTCAAAATAAACAATTGAGGCTTTTGCCTCGAGAGGAAGTGTATGACAAAATCAACGGGGTGTGGAATTTATCCAGTGACCAG GGTAATCTAGGGACCTTTTTCATCACCAATGTTCGGATCGTGTGGCATGCCAATATGAACGAGAGCTTCAACGTCAGCATTCCCTATCTTCAAATT AGTTCCATCAGAGTAAGAGACTCAAAGTTTGGTCTGGCTTTGGTGATAGAAAGCTTTCATCAG ACTGGAGGATATGTGCTTGGATTTAAGATCGACCCAATGGATAAGCTTCAAGATGCAGTTAAAGAGATCAACTCGCTGCACAAAGTCTACTCTGCCAACCCCATCTTTGGAGTGGACTATGAGATGGAGGAAAAG CCTCAGCCACTGGAGGAGCTGACAGTGGACCAGCCCCCCGATGATGTGGAAATTGAGCCCGATGATCAGACTGATGCTTTCACT GCTTACTTTGCTGATGGCAATAAGCAACAAGACCGGGAACCTATGTTTTCTGAGGAGCTGGGAATTGCAGTTGAAAAATTGAAGGAGGGGTTCACACTTCAAGGACTCTGGGAAGTCATGGGCTGA
- the LOC135547203 gene encoding Bardet-Biedl syndrome 5 protein homolog isoform X1 produces MASMLDVLWEDRDVRFDITAQQMKTRPGEVLIDCLDSIEDTKGNNGDRGRLLVTNLRIIWHSLALPRVNLSVGYNSIINITTRTANSKLRGQTEALYILTKSNNTRFEFIFTNVVPGSPRLFTSVIAVHRAYETSKMYRDLKLRGALIQNKQLRLLPREEVYDKINGVWNLSSDQGNLGTFFITNVRIVWHANMNESFNVSIPYLQIRSIRIRDSKFGLALVIESSQQTGGYVLGFKIDPMDKLQDAVKEINSLHKVYSANPIFGVDYEMEEKPQPLEELTVDQPPDDVEIEPDDQTDAFTAYFADGNKQQDREPMFSEELGIAVEKLKEGFTLQGLWEVMG; encoded by the exons ATGGCGTCTATGTTGGATGTTCTCTGGGAGGATAGAGATGTTAGATTCGATATAACCGCACA GCAAATGAAAACGCGACCTGGCGAGGTCTTGATAGACTGCCTTGATTCCATTGAAGACACCAAAGGAAACAATGGGGATCGAG GGAGGCTCCTGGTAACAAATCTGAGGATCATCTGGCATTCTTTGGCTCTGCCAAGAGTCAATTTGT CTGTTGGATACAATTCCATTATTAACATCACAACAAGGACAGCTAACTCT AAATTGAGAGGCCAGACTGAAGCACTGTATATCTTGACAAAGTCTAACAACACAAGATTTGAGTTCATTTTCACCAATGTGGTTCCAGGGAGTCCGAGGCTATTTACATCTGTCATTGCCGTTCACAG GGCTTATGAGACCTCTAAAATGTACCGTGACCTGAAGCTGAGAGGAGCTCTTATTCAAAATAAACAATTGAGGCTTTTGCCTCGAGAGGAAGTGTATGACAAAATCAACGGGGTGTGGAATTTATCCAGTGACCAG GGTAATCTAGGGACCTTTTTCATCACCAATGTTCGGATCGTGTGGCATGCCAATATGAACGAGAGCTTCAACGTCAGCATTCCCTATCTTCAAATT CGTTCCATCAGAATAAGAGACTCAAAGTTTGGCCTAGCTTTGGTGATAGAAAGCTCTCAGCAG ACTGGAGGATATGTGCTTGGATTTAAGATCGACCCAATGGATAAGCTTCAAGATGCAGTTAAAGAGATCAACTCGCTGCACAAAGTCTACTCTGCCAACCCCATCTTTGGAGTGGACTATGAGATGGAGGAAAAG CCTCAGCCACTGGAGGAGCTGACAGTGGACCAGCCCCCCGATGATGTGGAAATTGAGCCCGATGATCAGACTGATGCTTTCACT GCTTACTTTGCTGATGGCAATAAGCAACAAGACCGGGAACCTATGTTTTCTGAGGAGCTGGGAATTGCAGTTGAAAAATTGAAGGAGGGGTTCACACTTCAAGGACTCTGGGAAGTCATGGGCTGA
- the klhl41a gene encoding LOW QUALITY PROTEIN: kelch-like protein 41a (The sequence of the model RefSeq protein was modified relative to this genomic sequence to represent the inferred CDS: deleted 2 bases in 2 codons) — protein MDPKAVREDLRLFQSTLLQHGLKELLNENKLIDCILKVGDRSLPCHRLILAACSPYFRELYISGDAKEMDMEVVLENLDPTIMEMIVNYMYSAEIDITDDNVQDIFAVANRFQIPSVFTVCANFLQKKLSPGNCMAIFRMALVLNCPRLALGSRDYIADCFETLAKEDDFLELASHELFAVIGADSLSVEKEEVVFESLMKWIRKDKENRVKTLDEAFGCIRFRLLPEKYFNEKVEKDDNIKSDPELLKKIKVIKDSFSGKLPKKKTGESGKDASSGEVEEDNRLPGYLNDIKRVGMYSKDLVLMINDTAAVAYDGVENECFLAALTEQIPHNHVSLTSEKNDLFILGGLFVDEEDKEAPLQCYFYQLDILAADWIALPPMPSPRCLFSMGEFGNKLFAVAGKDLQSNVSLDSVMCYDVETMKWAETKKLPLKIHGHSVVSQNGLVYCIGGKTDDNKATNKMFAYNHKKSEWKELSAMKMARSMFGAVVHNGKIVVTGGVNEDGLTAASEAYDFGNNKWVPFTDFPQERSSVNLVSSGGLLYAIGGFTIVATEDDKVAPTEIIDVWQYEEDKSEWTGMLKEMCYASGASCVSMRLNAAKMPKL, from the exons ATGGATCCGAAAGCCGTAAGGGAAGATCTGCGCCTGTTTCAGAGCACCCTGCTCCAGCATGGCCTGAAAGAGCTTCTGAACGAGAACAAGCTTATTGACTGCATTCTGAAAGTGGGAGACAGAAGCTTGCCCTGTCATAGGCTCATTTTGGCAGCCTGTAGTCCTTATTTCCGAGAGCTTTACATCTCAGGCGACGCTAAGGAAATGGATATGGAGGTCGTTCTGGAGAATTTAGATCCCACAATCATGGAGATGATTGTGAATTACATGTATTCAGCAGAGATCGACATCACAGACGACAATGTGCAGGATATCTTTGCTGTGGCAAACCGTTTCCAGATCCCCTCAGTGTTCACTGTGTGTGCAAATTTCCTACAGAAGAAGCTGTCCCCGGGTAACTGTATGGCCATATTCAGAATGGCACTGGTGCTCAACTGTCCTAGACTGGCATTGGGAAGTCGAGACTACATTGCAGATTGTTTTGAAACCCTGGCCAAGGAGGATGACTTCTTAGAGCTGGCCTCTCATGAACTCTTTGCTGTCATCGGAGCGGACTCTCTCAGTGTAGAAAAGGAGGAGGTGGTGTTTGAATCCCTGATGAAATGGATTCGAAAAGACAAGGAGAACCGTGTCAAGACTCTGGATGAGGCCTTTGGCTGCATCCGTTTCCGTTTACTCCCAGAGAAGTACTTCAATGAGAAAGTGGAAAAGGATGACAACATCAAGTCTGACCCTGAGCTCCTC AAAAAAATCAAAGTAATCAAAGATTCTTTTTCTGGGAAACTCCCCAAAAAGAAGACAGGAGAGTCAGGGAAGGATGCATCTAGTGGTGAAGTAGAAGAGGATAACAGGTTACCTGGTTACCTGAATGATATCAAGAGAGTTGGTATGTATTCCAAGGATCTTGTGTTGATGATCAACGACACTGCTGCAGTGGCCTATGATGGCGTTGAGAACGAATGCTTCCTTGCTGCATTGACTGAGCAGATACCACACAACCATGTCAGCCTGACGTCAGAGAAGAATGATCTCTTTATCCTGGGAGGATTGTTTGTCGATGAAGAGGATAAAGAAGCTCCATTACAGTGCTACTTTTATCAG CTGGATATCCTTGCTGCTGATTGGATAGCTCTGCCCCCTATGCCCTCTCCCAGATGTCTGTTCAGTATGGGAGAATTTGGCAAT AAATTGTTTGCTGTAGCTGGTAAAGATCTACAGTCCAACGTGTCTCTTGACTCTGTAATGTGCTATGATGTTGA GACAATGAAGTGGGCTGAGACCAAAAAGCTGCCTCTGAAAATCCATGGTCATAGTGTTGTCTCCCAGAATGGGTTGGTGTACTGTATCGGAGGGAAGACAGATGACAA CAAAGCAACCAATAAGATGTTTGCGTACAACCACAAGAAGTCAGAATGGAAGGAGCTGTCTGCTATGAAAATGGCAAGATCCATGTTTGGGGCAGTCGTTCACAATGGGAAGATTGTGGTGACTGGAGGGGTCAATGAAGATGGTCTCACCGCTGCATCTGAAGCATATGACTTTGGAAACAATAA GTGGGTGCCCTTCACAGATTTCCCCCAGGAGAGGAGCTCCGTGAACCTGGTCAGTAGTGGAGGATTGCTATATGCCATTGGAGGCTTTACCATTGTGGCGACGGAGGACGACAAAGTTGCCCCTACGGAAATCATTGACGTCTGGCA GTATGAGGAGGATAAAAGTGAATGGACCGGAATGCTCAAAGAGATGTGTTATGCCTCAGGGGCCTCCTGTGTGTCTATGCGCCTCAATGCCGCCAAAATGCCTAAATTATGA